A single region of the Thermoanaerobacterium aotearoense genome encodes:
- the metK gene encoding methionine adenosyltransferase has product MKKYFTSESVTEGHPDKICDQISDAIVDEILKNDPYARIACETAVTTGMVLVMGEISTKCYVDIPKIARKVIEEIGYTRAKYGFDADTCSVLTSIDEQSPDIALGVDKALEVKKGISHDELEEQGAGDQGMMFGYACTETPELMPLPISLAHRLARRLAEVRKNGTLDYLRPDGKTQVTIEYVDDVPKRVDSIVVSTQHSPDVDHDKIENDVKEYVIKPIVPPELIDDDTKIYVNPTGRFVVGGPQGDSGLTGRKIIVDTYGGYARHGGGAFSGKDPSKVDRSAAYAARYVAKNIVAAGLAEKCEVQLAYAIGVATPLEVNVDTFGTGKIPDEEISEIVKKVFDLRPAAIIRDLDLRRPIYRQVAAYGHFGRTDLDLTWERTDRAEILKKLAFNKQ; this is encoded by the coding sequence ATGAAAAAGTATTTTACTTCAGAATCAGTTACTGAAGGACATCCAGATAAAATTTGCGATCAGATATCTGATGCTATTGTAGATGAGATCTTAAAAAATGATCCTTATGCGAGGATAGCCTGCGAGACTGCCGTTACAACAGGTATGGTATTGGTGATGGGGGAAATATCTACAAAATGCTACGTCGACATACCAAAAATCGCAAGAAAGGTCATAGAGGAGATAGGGTATACTCGAGCAAAGTACGGTTTTGATGCTGATACATGTTCTGTGCTTACTTCAATAGATGAACAGTCTCCAGATATAGCATTGGGAGTTGATAAGGCACTGGAAGTAAAAAAAGGCATTTCCCACGATGAGCTTGAAGAACAAGGCGCTGGAGACCAAGGGATGATGTTTGGATACGCATGCACAGAGACGCCTGAGCTTATGCCTCTTCCAATATCATTAGCACACAGGCTTGCCCGCAGATTAGCGGAAGTAAGGAAAAATGGCACTTTAGATTATCTAAGGCCTGATGGCAAGACACAAGTGACGATTGAGTACGTTGACGATGTGCCAAAGAGAGTTGACTCAATCGTTGTGTCGACACAGCATTCACCAGATGTGGATCATGATAAGATTGAAAATGACGTAAAAGAGTATGTAATAAAACCCATTGTTCCACCAGAGCTTATTGATGATGACACGAAGATATATGTAAATCCGACAGGGCGATTTGTAGTCGGTGGACCACAAGGAGATAGCGGCCTTACGGGAAGAAAGATAATAGTAGACACTTATGGTGGATATGCAAGGCACGGCGGTGGCGCTTTTTCTGGCAAAGATCCATCTAAAGTAGACAGGTCTGCTGCGTACGCTGCAAGGTATGTAGCTAAAAACATCGTGGCTGCTGGACTTGCTGAAAAGTGTGAAGTTCAATTGGCATATGCAATAGGCGTAGCTACACCGTTAGAAGTCAATGTAGATACATTTGGCACTGGAAAAATACCTGACGAAGAAATATCTGAAATAGTTAAAAAAGTATTTGATTTAAGACCTGCTGCTATCATAAGAGATCTTGATCTAAGAAGGCCTATTTATAGACAAGTTGCAGCATATGGACATTTTGGCCGCACAGACCTCGATCTTACATGGGAGAGAACTGATAGAGCTGAAATACTGAAAAAACTTGCTTTCAATAAACAATAA
- a CDS encoding HD-GYP domain-containing protein, translating to MNYNEEKLMSHLLISLRNYHYETYKHSIRVAKLSYNVANMMRLNMKEKITIYKGALLHDIGKVMIPINILAKPDKLTELEYDTMKLHPKYGADMLEALTPLAYLTPIVLYHHERLDGTGYPYGLKIIPFGSQIVAVCDSFDAMTNDRQYRKAKSTIEAIRDLRECDAKYNQMLVSALENVVKTNSQIFEKETKNNGIAI from the coding sequence ATGAATTATAACGAAGAAAAATTGATGTCGCATCTTTTGATATCGCTAAGAAACTACCATTACGAAACGTACAAGCACAGCATCAGAGTCGCAAAATTGTCATACAATGTAGCAAACATGATGCGACTCAATATGAAGGAAAAAATAACGATATATAAGGGCGCATTGCTGCACGACATAGGCAAAGTGATGATTCCAATTAATATTCTTGCAAAACCAGACAAACTTACAGAATTGGAATACGACACCATGAAATTGCATCCCAAATACGGCGCAGATATGTTAGAGGCTTTAACACCGCTTGCATATTTAACGCCTATTGTGCTATATCATCACGAAAGATTAGATGGAACTGGCTATCCTTATGGACTAAAAATCATTCCATTTGGCTCTCAGATCGTGGCAGTATGCGATTCCTTTGATGCGATGACAAACGATAGGCAATACAGAAAAGCTAAAAGCACCATTGAGGCAATACGTGATTTAAGAGAGTGTGATGCAAAGTACAACCAAATGCTTGTTTCCGCATTAGAAAATGTGGTTAAAACAAACAGCCAAATTTTTGAAAAAGAAACTAAAAACAATGGAATCGCCATTTAA
- a CDS encoding TIGR03826 family flagellar region protein yields MNIRNCKRCGKLYNYTGFDLCPECFNKDEEDFIKIRDYIDRNPQATVLEVSKATDVEVKRILDFLKEGRLILGSKNTNISLTCERCGKKILSGRYCESCSRELESSLRSALDIDKRDENFEKLYLRDDKKDIKRKY; encoded by the coding sequence ATGAATATAAGAAATTGTAAAAGGTGTGGAAAGCTTTATAACTATACTGGGTTTGACTTGTGCCCAGAGTGTTTTAATAAGGATGAAGAAGACTTCATAAAAATCAGAGATTACATTGACAGAAATCCGCAGGCAACAGTTTTAGAGGTGTCCAAAGCTACAGATGTTGAAGTAAAAAGAATATTAGACTTTTTAAAAGAAGGCAGACTCATATTGGGTTCTAAAAACACTAATATTTCATTGACTTGTGAAAGATGCGGTAAAAAGATATTGTCAGGCAGATACTGCGAATCGTGCTCAAGAGAACTTGAAAGCTCTTTAAGAAGTGCGTTGGATATTGATAAAAGAGATGAAAACTTTGAAAAACTTTATTTGAGAGATGATAAAAAAGACATTAAAAGAAAATATTAA
- a CDS encoding flagellar protein FlgN, with translation MPNPNIDELISILNGEMLLYKDLYDIANKKTDVIVRGEIQELDSMTKVEGSIIGKLMALEDEREKFLNDNFDSQVTISQLCSILPESDAEKLKMVQEEFNNLLKALSNRNDLNKSLLKQSIEFVNYSIGVISNNLLEDNGIYGESGVSKSINRIIDKKA, from the coding sequence ATGCCAAATCCGAATATAGATGAGCTTATTTCTATATTGAATGGGGAAATGCTTTTGTACAAAGATTTATACGACATAGCTAATAAAAAGACCGATGTGATAGTACGGGGAGAAATACAGGAACTGGACAGCATGACAAAAGTGGAGGGCAGTATAATAGGTAAGCTTATGGCCTTGGAAGATGAAAGAGAAAAATTTTTAAACGACAATTTTGACAGTCAAGTGACAATAAGTCAGCTTTGCAGCATACTGCCTGAAAGTGATGCAGAAAAACTAAAAATGGTTCAAGAAGAATTTAATAATCTTTTAAAAGCACTTAGCAATAGAAATGACTTGAATAAATCGCTTCTCAAACAGTCCATCGAATTCGTAAACTATTCGATTGGCGTCATATCAAACAATTTGTTAGAGGACAATGGCATATATGGTGAAAGCGGCGTATCAAAAAGTATAAATAGAATCATCGATAAAAAGGCGTAA
- a CDS encoding ComF family protein, with protein MIFLDLLFPPKTNCILCGKVIREGKICLDCESNLPFIVGNKCVICGKPIIDGDKCPDCMETNHVFTRSISPFEYDDTIKSLIARFKYYKERSLSEFFAEYMYKYIKEDGVEFDTIVPVPLHRTKLDERGYNQSELLARELSYRFDVIMSKPLRRIKNTKSQTGLKREDRMKNLKGAFKVVYADLVKDKTVLLVDDVLTTGSTLDECAKALRESGAKDVFAATIATGRNV; from the coding sequence ATGATATTTCTCGATCTGCTATTTCCACCAAAGACAAATTGCATACTGTGCGGAAAGGTGATAAGAGAAGGAAAGATATGCCTTGACTGTGAAAGCAATTTGCCATTTATTGTGGGCAATAAATGTGTTATCTGTGGAAAGCCTATCATAGATGGCGACAAATGTCCTGACTGCATGGAGACAAACCATGTTTTTACTCGCAGCATAAGTCCTTTTGAATATGACGATACGATAAAATCGCTGATTGCCAGATTCAAATACTACAAAGAAAGAAGTTTATCTGAATTTTTTGCAGAATACATGTATAAGTATATTAAAGAAGATGGTGTAGAATTTGATACGATAGTGCCTGTTCCGCTTCACAGGACAAAGCTGGATGAGCGAGGCTACAATCAATCGGAGCTTTTGGCGCGGGAGCTCTCTTATAGATTCGATGTAATCATGTCAAAACCTTTAAGGCGTATAAAAAACACTAAATCTCAAACTGGACTTAAAAGAGAAGATCGGATGAAAAACTTAAAAGGTGCATTTAAAGTAGTCTATGCTGATCTTGTCAAAGATAAGACCGTACTTTTGGTGGATGATGTTTTAACAACAGGTTCGACTCTTGATGAATGTGCAAAAGCTTTAAGAGAAAGCGGTGCGAAAGATGTTTTTGCAGCTACAATAGCAACAGGAAGGAATGTGTGA
- the recD2 gene encoding SF1B family DNA helicase RecD2 yields the protein MVEIIGTVEEIIFKNEQSGYAVLELNSKKDTITVVGYMPYVGIGETLKVEGEWMVHPDYGEQVKVSKYETIAPSTLYGMERFLSSGLIRGIGPVMAKKIVSKFGVDSINVIESHPEKLLDIPGIGEERVKMISESYEQQKTLRDVMVFLQGYGISTTNAIKIYRQYGDDSIDLIKQNPYRLSDEIFGIGFRTADKIARAMGVDTHSGYRISSGTKYVLMQYASNGHTYVPLELLLKETARLLDVSEEEVYDSLVLLVQSEKVKFETFEDGSHGVYYIPYFVAENNTADKILNMTLTDVKPEDIDIENEIWKIESDMGIHLADNQRVAVLESVKNSILVITGGPGTGKTTIINFIIRLFKKFKKSVALAAPTGRAAKRMTEATGFEAKTIHRLLEYSYTEEEGRGFGKDDKNPLTEDVIIVDEASMIDILLMNALLKAIPLSSRLILVGDVDQLPSVGAGNVLRDIIDSGLVKVIRLNKIYRQGKESLIVVNAHKINNGEYPVLNDKENDFFFINASSQDEILNTILDLCKRRLPEAYGFNPFTDIQVLSPMRKGLIGMINLNNELQKCLNPSKNGLDERQMKDFTFRVGDKVMQIKNNYKMKWTKGDEKGEGVFNGDMGIIESIDNDSQELTVLFDDDKRVVYDFADVDELSLSYCVTVHKSQGSEFPAVIMPMSFGPPMLLTRNLLYTAVTRAKKLVVIVGQEKYLKNMIDNNLISKRYSGLLPKLRKVLKFMVEES from the coding sequence ATGGTTGAAATAATAGGTACTGTTGAGGAAATAATTTTTAAAAACGAACAAAGTGGGTATGCTGTATTAGAACTTAATTCAAAGAAGGATACTATTACAGTAGTAGGATATATGCCTTATGTTGGAATAGGTGAAACGCTTAAAGTTGAAGGCGAGTGGATGGTGCATCCTGACTACGGGGAACAGGTGAAGGTTTCAAAGTACGAGACAATAGCGCCGTCAACATTGTATGGCATGGAAAGATTTTTGTCGTCTGGGCTCATAAGAGGTATAGGACCTGTCATGGCAAAAAAAATCGTCTCAAAATTCGGCGTGGATTCTATAAATGTCATAGAATCTCATCCGGAAAAGTTATTGGATATACCTGGGATAGGCGAAGAAAGGGTAAAGATGATATCAGAATCTTATGAGCAGCAGAAGACATTGAGAGATGTGATGGTTTTTTTACAAGGCTATGGCATTTCTACTACCAATGCGATAAAAATATACAGGCAGTACGGTGATGATTCTATAGATCTTATAAAGCAAAATCCGTACAGACTATCGGATGAAATTTTCGGAATTGGCTTTAGAACGGCTGATAAGATAGCTCGAGCAATGGGTGTTGATACGCATTCTGGATACAGGATTTCATCTGGCACAAAGTACGTGTTGATGCAGTACGCATCAAATGGCCATACGTATGTGCCGCTGGAACTTTTGCTTAAAGAAACCGCGAGACTTCTTGATGTATCAGAAGAAGAAGTTTATGATTCGCTGGTTCTTTTGGTACAAAGCGAAAAAGTGAAATTTGAGACATTTGAGGATGGCTCACATGGTGTATATTACATACCGTATTTTGTGGCTGAAAACAACACTGCAGATAAGATTTTAAACATGACGCTGACAGATGTAAAGCCTGAGGATATCGACATTGAAAATGAAATATGGAAGATAGAGTCAGATATGGGAATTCATCTTGCAGATAATCAGCGCGTCGCAGTTTTAGAATCTGTTAAAAACTCAATTCTCGTCATAACAGGTGGTCCTGGAACAGGAAAGACTACGATAATAAACTTCATAATAAGGCTTTTTAAAAAATTCAAGAAATCAGTAGCATTAGCTGCACCAACGGGGCGAGCTGCAAAGAGGATGACTGAAGCTACAGGATTTGAAGCAAAGACGATACACCGCCTTTTGGAGTATTCATACACAGAAGAAGAAGGACGAGGTTTTGGCAAGGATGACAAGAATCCATTGACTGAAGATGTCATAATAGTGGACGAGGCTTCGATGATAGACATATTGCTTATGAATGCTCTCCTTAAAGCTATCCCATTAAGCTCAAGGCTTATACTTGTAGGTGATGTTGATCAACTTCCATCCGTTGGAGCTGGCAACGTGCTTAGAGATATAATAGATAGCGGCTTAGTAAAAGTAATAAGGCTTAATAAGATATACAGGCAGGGAAAAGAAAGCTTAATAGTGGTAAATGCCCATAAGATAAACAATGGAGAGTATCCTGTTTTAAATGATAAAGAAAATGATTTTTTCTTCATCAATGCTTCGTCGCAAGATGAAATTTTAAATACTATATTAGACTTATGCAAAAGGCGGTTGCCTGAAGCGTATGGATTCAACCCTTTTACGGATATCCAGGTTTTAAGCCCTATGAGAAAAGGTTTGATAGGCATGATAAATTTAAACAATGAACTGCAAAAGTGCTTAAATCCATCAAAAAATGGGTTGGATGAAAGACAGATGAAAGATTTTACTTTCAGAGTGGGAGATAAAGTGATGCAAATAAAAAACAACTACAAGATGAAGTGGACAAAAGGTGATGAAAAAGGTGAAGGCGTCTTTAATGGCGATATGGGTATCATAGAGTCTATCGATAATGATTCACAGGAGCTTACCGTATTATTTGATGATGACAAAAGGGTTGTTTACGATTTTGCAGATGTAGATGAGTTAAGCCTTTCGTATTGTGTGACTGTTCACAAAAGCCAAGGAAGTGAATTTCCGGCTGTCATAATGCCTATGAGCTTTGGACCGCCTATGCTTCTCACCAGAAACCTTTTGTACACTGCTGTAACGAGGGCTAAAAAACTTGTGGTAATAGTGGGCCAAGAAAAATACTTAAAAAACATGATAGATAATAATCTTATATCAAAGAGGTATTCAGGGCTCTTGCCTAAACTTAGGAAAGTCCTTAAATTCATGGTGGAAGAAAGTTGA
- the flgK gene encoding flagellar hook-associated protein FlgK, which translates to MSTFQGLEIAKTGLFASQQALNLTGHNISNANTPGYTRQVIDLSAIAPPTTYGMADQWGKAIGGGVNVDGYRQIRDQFLDQQYRRENTTLGEWETKSDTLSAIEGILNEPSNTGITTVLDNFFNSLQDLSKNPESLEVRAEVRENGVSLADTINTIYQHLDDQENQINSTIQSRVQQINSYADQISKLNNEIYRFELTGQTANDLRDQRNLLVDQLSEIVNINTYEDSNGNFRVDISGQALVDGNNAYTMSVDNTGTIKWDLAGTPVNPTGGILKGLLDMRDGDGTNGVKGIPYYKQQLNQFAYNLATVFNAQHAAGYGLDGSTGINFFNITDATYNPTVEYAKNIQVSSDILADDGLQKIAAAASASSLPGDNTNVLNLIALRDTKISGLNNGTFDDFISSLISNLGVDAQEANQMQTNQSTMVKQVDYNRQSVSGVSLDEEMTNMLKYQKSYEASARMITVMDELLDTLINKMGVT; encoded by the coding sequence GTGTCTACGTTTCAAGGATTGGAGATAGCAAAAACAGGTCTCTTTGCAAGCCAACAGGCGCTAAATTTGACGGGACACAACATCTCAAATGCAAATACGCCTGGGTACACGAGGCAAGTAATAGATCTGTCTGCGATAGCGCCTCCTACGACTTACGGCATGGCTGACCAATGGGGCAAAGCCATAGGAGGTGGTGTCAATGTTGACGGCTATCGTCAGATAAGGGACCAATTTTTAGATCAGCAGTACAGGAGAGAAAATACAACACTTGGTGAATGGGAAACTAAATCAGATACATTGTCTGCTATAGAGGGCATCTTAAACGAGCCTTCTAATACAGGAATCACAACCGTATTAGACAATTTTTTTAATTCGCTTCAAGATTTGTCGAAAAACCCGGAAAGCCTTGAAGTGAGAGCAGAAGTTAGAGAAAATGGTGTATCGTTGGCAGATACCATTAATACTATTTATCAACACCTTGACGACCAAGAAAATCAGATAAATAGCACCATTCAAAGTCGAGTGCAGCAAATCAATTCATATGCAGATCAAATATCAAAACTAAATAATGAGATCTACAGATTTGAGCTTACAGGTCAGACAGCCAATGATTTGAGAGATCAGAGGAATTTACTTGTTGACCAGCTTTCGGAGATAGTCAATATAAATACTTATGAAGATTCAAATGGGAATTTCAGAGTAGATATAAGCGGACAAGCATTAGTAGATGGAAACAATGCTTACACAATGAGTGTAGACAATACAGGGACAATAAAATGGGATCTTGCTGGAACGCCTGTGAATCCGACGGGTGGCATATTAAAAGGACTTCTCGACATGAGAGATGGCGATGGTACAAATGGTGTAAAAGGGATACCTTACTATAAACAGCAATTGAATCAGTTTGCGTACAACCTTGCTACGGTTTTTAATGCGCAGCATGCTGCAGGATATGGACTCGATGGAAGCACCGGCATCAATTTCTTCAACATAACAGATGCGACGTATAATCCGACTGTTGAATATGCTAAAAATATACAAGTTTCATCAGACATACTTGCAGATGATGGGCTTCAAAAGATCGCCGCAGCGGCATCAGCAAGTTCGCTGCCTGGAGACAATACAAATGTCTTAAATCTCATAGCGCTTAGAGATACGAAGATCAGCGGTTTAAATAATGGAACATTTGATGATTTTATAAGCTCGTTGATTTCCAACCTTGGTGTTGATGCACAAGAGGCAAATCAGATGCAGACAAATCAAAGTACTATGGTGAAACAAGTTGATTACAACAGGCAATCTGTATCTGGCGTATCTCTGGATGAAGAGATGACGAATATGCTTAAATATCAAAAGTCTTATGAAGCATCGGCAAGGATGATAACCGTCA
- a CDS encoding flagellar biosynthesis anti-sigma factor FlgM, which yields MKIYNNINVNNIYDMYKSANANALKSKANKIDKVEISDNASKISKSFAEYDKLREEKVQDIKAKVDSGNYNIKCDDIAESIIKGAIFDKKV from the coding sequence ATGAAAATATACAATAATATTAATGTTAACAATATTTATGACATGTATAAGTCTGCAAATGCTAATGCTTTAAAAAGCAAGGCAAATAAAATCGACAAAGTGGAAATATCAGATAATGCTTCCAAGATCAGCAAAAGTTTTGCAGAATATGATAAATTAAGGGAAGAAAAGGTGCAGGATATAAAGGCTAAAGTTGATAGTGGCAATTATAACATAAAATGTGATGATATCGCTGAGTCCATAATCAAAGGAGCTATTTTCGATAAAAAAGTTTAA
- a CDS encoding peroxiredoxin: protein MSLVGKKAPDFKLDSTKGQISLSDYKGKWVVLFFYPLDFSSVCSTEIPEFNRMKPEFDKLNAELLGINTDSVYSHKAWIDSLGGVDFPLLSDYNKEVTKQYGILIEDAGIALRAAFIINPEGIVDYEVVHEPVIGRNVDEILRVLNALQTGHACPVGWKPGDKVLD, encoded by the coding sequence ATGTCGTTGGTAGGTAAAAAAGCTCCTGACTTTAAGTTAGATAGCACAAAAGGTCAAATATCTTTAAGTGATTATAAAGGAAAATGGGTAGTGCTTTTCTTTTATCCACTGGATTTTTCATCAGTATGTTCAACTGAGATACCGGAGTTTAATAGGATGAAGCCGGAGTTTGACAAACTTAATGCTGAACTATTAGGCATCAACACAGATAGTGTTTATTCACATAAGGCGTGGATAGATAGCCTTGGTGGCGTTGATTTTCCGCTTTTATCTGATTACAACAAGGAAGTCACAAAGCAGTATGGCATTCTCATCGAAGATGCCGGCATAGCATTAAGAGCCGCATTTATCATTAACCCCGAAGGAATTGTTGATTATGAAGTTGTACATGAGCCAGTAATCGGCAGAAATGTCGATGAAATATTGAGAGTGCTTAATGCACTTCAAACAGGTCATGCTTGCCCTGTTGGTTGGAAACCAGGGGACAAAGTATTAGATTAA
- a CDS encoding rubrerythrin family protein, with translation MREMTTKNLSDAYAGESQAHMRYQIFADVAEKEGKPNIAKLFRAISYAELVHATNHYKTLGEVKDTVSNLDKAIAGETFEVEEMYPAYKAVADLQEEKSADKSFNYALEAEKLHAKMYTDAKAAALKNEDIAISKVYICPVCGYTAIDTAPEKCPVCGAPRDKFVVF, from the coding sequence ATGAGAGAAATGACGACAAAAAATCTAAGCGATGCTTACGCAGGTGAAAGCCAGGCTCACATGAGGTATCAAATTTTTGCTGATGTGGCTGAAAAGGAGGGTAAGCCAAACATAGCAAAGCTTTTTAGAGCCATATCTTATGCCGAATTAGTCCATGCCACAAATCACTACAAGACACTGGGAGAGGTAAAAGACACAGTATCAAACCTTGACAAGGCTATAGCAGGTGAGACATTTGAAGTAGAAGAAATGTATCCTGCGTATAAAGCCGTAGCAGATTTGCAGGAAGAAAAATCTGCAGATAAAAGCTTCAATTATGCTCTTGAAGCTGAAAAACTACATGCAAAGATGTATACAGATGCAAAAGCTGCTGCACTTAAAAATGAAGACATAGCTATTTCTAAAGTGTACATTTGCCCTGTTTGCGGATATACGGCAATTGATACGGCTCCAGAAAAATGCCCGGTTTGTGGTGCTCCAAGAGATAAGTTTGTTGTTTTCTAA